In the Shewanella sp. OMA3-2 genome, one interval contains:
- a CDS encoding PilZ domain-containing protein has product MATKQVSTNNNHTNAFKFLLAGTSVNIDIVTPTGELGRFRTTFIGYLPQQFILIQSPDSTKLGKHEQYIVKNAPITVRGLVEGHEASVIAFQTTLRQTLSTPSKMLVLDFPDTMMIHNLRSTKRVLTALACSVIVNGKEYEAVMTDVSLSGCHISLAMGGADSITEDIIISVKFCEHDDEEATLTVSCKVCNLKPFKQGVEFGVEFEAEQSASIESIIRLALLSEK; this is encoded by the coding sequence ATGGCTACCAAACAAGTCAGCACCAACAATAATCACACTAACGCATTTAAGTTTTTATTAGCGGGCACGTCAGTTAATATTGATATCGTCACACCAACGGGTGAACTCGGGCGCTTTAGAACCACCTTTATTGGTTATCTGCCACAACAATTCATTCTTATCCAATCTCCCGACTCAACCAAGCTTGGCAAACATGAACAATACATTGTTAAAAACGCCCCTATTACAGTGCGGGGATTAGTTGAGGGACACGAAGCCTCAGTCATCGCCTTTCAAACTACCTTAAGGCAGACCTTAAGCACCCCGAGCAAAATGTTAGTGTTAGATTTTCCCGACACTATGATGATCCATAATTTACGTTCCACTAAACGAGTGCTCACCGCACTTGCCTGTTCAGTGATTGTCAATGGTAAAGAGTATGAAGCTGTAATGACAGATGTGTCATTATCGGGGTGTCATATTAGCCTTGCCATGGGCGGCGCCGATAGCATTACAGAAGACATAATAATCAGCGTCAAATTTTGTGAACACGATGACGAAGAAGCCACCCTCACCGTATCTTGCAAAGTATGTAACCTTAAACCTTTTAAGCAAGGCGTTGAGTTTGGGGTCGAGTTTGAAGCGGAGCAATCTGCCTCTATCGAGTCTATTATCCGTCTAGCCCTGTTATCGGAAAAATAA
- a CDS encoding GDYXXLXY domain-containing protein, which translates to MTISKSSLAVLASAFIILGFINYNIYQQEQLLANGEVILFELAPVDPRSLMQGDYMALNYDIATAIGLSVDPYPNAQDNQDGFLVVTLDNHRIARFDSLYSGGTLTADQRLIQYRIRQGRVKLASNAFFFEEGRAEEFEQARYGEFRVNQAGQLLLSNMIDKDFKRI; encoded by the coding sequence ATGACAATCAGTAAAAGCTCGCTGGCGGTATTAGCCAGTGCATTCATCATACTCGGCTTCATTAACTACAATATTTACCAGCAAGAACAGTTACTCGCCAATGGTGAAGTCATACTATTTGAACTAGCACCGGTCGATCCACGGTCGTTAATGCAGGGCGATTATATGGCGCTGAATTATGACATCGCCACCGCCATTGGTTTATCAGTTGATCCATACCCAAACGCTCAAGATAATCAAGATGGTTTTTTGGTCGTCACTCTAGACAACCATCGCATTGCCCGATTCGATAGTCTTTACAGCGGCGGCACTCTCACCGCTGATCAGCGACTTATTCAATACCGCATTCGCCAAGGCAGGGTAAAACTTGCCAGTAACGCTTTTTTCTTTGAAGAAGGTCGAGCTGAAGAATTTGAACAAGCAAGATATGGCGAGTTTAGAGTCAACCAGGCGGGACAATTGTTATTAAGCAATATGATAGATAAAGACTTTAAACGGATTTAA
- a CDS encoding DUF4401 domain-containing protein — translation MSNFNARGDLNTEANLNIKGKLWQSLFDQALVSTDSPPATVLTNPWYMMVAQMIGGWVAALFLLACVLVSGSIIGDINESFIGFGAALMLGCLLYYRLSDNRQEFVVQMMFAFSLCGQIMWLLGVYDSLESHNDTLVALIYVLTFAIHWAVIPHRTNQFVAAFGMVPSLLAILVLNQLSLLVLPILVLSIISIWTQMYRWPWHYQRLRMLGYAIAINILMVNLSLTGLGQIMDLPIVLMALDSNLSHYIAITITLLSALWLMNNIINSLNRDINNHKTLAPLTRTTLMIILSAILISLLSIVMSGLSTALLMLLLGYFYNERKLIMLSVCALLAFIGLYYYSLHIDLFEKSMWLIASGVMLLLMRLVIGMKITIGVKTRTTSKELSE, via the coding sequence ATGAGTAATTTCAATGCTAGGGGAGACCTCAATACTGAAGCTAACCTCAATATTAAGGGCAAACTATGGCAGTCATTATTTGATCAAGCACTCGTCAGCACCGATAGCCCACCAGCAACGGTATTAACCAACCCTTGGTATATGATGGTGGCACAAATGATTGGCGGCTGGGTGGCAGCGCTATTTTTACTGGCCTGTGTGCTGGTCAGTGGCTCTATCATAGGAGATATTAACGAATCGTTTATCGGCTTTGGTGCAGCGTTAATGCTAGGGTGTTTACTGTATTATCGCCTAAGCGACAACCGTCAAGAATTTGTTGTGCAAATGATGTTTGCATTCAGTCTATGTGGCCAAATCATGTGGTTATTGGGAGTTTATGACAGTTTAGAATCACACAACGACACCCTAGTCGCGTTGATTTACGTGTTAACGTTTGCCATACACTGGGCGGTTATCCCCCACAGAACTAACCAGTTTGTAGCAGCTTTTGGCATGGTGCCTAGCCTATTAGCAATACTCGTATTGAACCAATTATCACTTCTTGTTTTGCCTATTTTAGTGCTAAGTATCATTTCGATTTGGACACAAATGTATCGATGGCCTTGGCATTATCAGCGTCTTAGAATGCTAGGTTACGCGATAGCCATCAACATACTAATGGTTAATTTATCGTTAACAGGGCTGGGCCAAATAATGGATCTGCCCATTGTGTTAATGGCATTAGACTCAAACCTTAGCCATTATATTGCGATAACAATCACCTTACTGTCTGCACTGTGGTTAATGAATAACATCATTAATTCGCTCAATCGCGATATCAATAATCATAAAACTCTGGCTCCACTCACTCGCACCACGTTAATGATTATCCTGAGCGCAATATTAATTAGCCTGCTGTCCATTGTCATGAGCGGACTAAGTACCGCACTATTAATGTTATTGCTAGGTTACTTCTATAATGAACGTAAGCTGATCATGTTGTCAGTATGTGCCTTACTCGCCTTTATCGGCCTATATTATTACTCACTTCACATAGACTTATTTGAAAAATCGATGTGGTTAATTGCTAGCGGCGTGATGCTCTTGCTGATGAGATTAGTTATAGGCATGAAGATAACAATAGGTGTGAAGACCAGAACAACAAGTAAGGAGCTAAGCGAATGA
- a CDS encoding DUF2157 domain-containing protein, with protein sequence MTQKRSDIWHWFIDGKINPSDFNPAMLVAFPYPSKIEWLQLIANILLYLGVLLLGAGVIFFMAFNWDALSHLNKFAIVEVLFCLFIAGFYLVNCAQHKSHSTSGLPNKQHNDPSANPSGLPKSKFIENTPNKYGWNVANAMLLGASIMLGALLALVGQTYQTGADPWQLFAIWAVLILPFAYIAGFDLLWLLVAVLLNVSLGLYLASFDALFGFLVEGLQQIAAFSLANLAIHLVFTVANRCQWRGQLRFKSPIVQACSLLASIIGFSWLIIWVIFDFSFYADNSVNETHYALLYLITLAGVFAWYRYKAPALYPLTLVLTSISAAIVALLSRALLDSNDPIPMFFVIAMVVIGLTSGCLHWLKKLQKEFNQPVILKGANTGGNANNKEADHE encoded by the coding sequence ATGACTCAAAAACGTTCAGACATTTGGCACTGGTTTATTGACGGAAAAATAAATCCCAGTGACTTTAACCCAGCAATGTTAGTCGCCTTTCCTTATCCAAGCAAAATAGAGTGGCTGCAATTAATCGCCAATATATTGCTTTATCTCGGAGTATTGTTACTGGGTGCAGGGGTAATATTTTTCATGGCATTCAATTGGGATGCATTATCCCACCTGAATAAGTTTGCCATAGTCGAAGTCTTATTTTGCCTATTTATCGCAGGATTCTATTTAGTTAACTGCGCTCAACATAAATCACACTCCACATCTGGCTTGCCAAATAAACAGCATAATGACCCAAGCGCTAACCCTAGCGGTCTCCCCAAAAGTAAATTTATTGAAAATACTCCAAATAAGTACGGCTGGAACGTCGCCAATGCGATGTTACTAGGTGCCAGCATTATGCTTGGGGCTTTACTGGCGTTAGTTGGGCAAACATACCAAACCGGCGCAGACCCTTGGCAACTGTTTGCCATATGGGCAGTGTTAATTTTACCCTTTGCTTACATTGCAGGCTTTGACCTTCTGTGGTTACTTGTGGCTGTGTTACTCAATGTAAGCTTAGGGCTTTATTTAGCATCCTTTGACGCTTTATTTGGTTTTTTAGTTGAAGGCCTACAACAAATCGCTGCGTTTAGCTTAGCTAACTTAGCGATTCACTTGGTATTTACCGTCGCTAATCGCTGCCAATGGCGCGGACAACTCCGTTTTAAAAGCCCTATTGTGCAAGCCTGTAGTTTATTGGCTAGCATTATCGGCTTCAGTTGGTTAATCATCTGGGTCATTTTTGACTTCAGTTTCTACGCTGACAATAGCGTAAATGAAACTCATTATGCGCTACTGTACCTCATTACGCTTGCTGGAGTATTTGCCTGGTATCGATACAAAGCGCCGGCCTTATACCCACTCACCTTAGTCTTAACGAGTATAAGCGCTGCTATTGTTGCACTATTATCCAGAGCCTTATTAGACTCAAATGACCCTATACCGATGTTTTTTGTCATTGCTATGGTCGTGATCGGCTTAACCAGTGGCTGTTTGCATTGGCTAAAAAAATTACAAAAAGAGTTCAATCAGCCAGTAATACTTAAGGGCGCCAACACTGGCGGTAATGCTAACAATAAGGAGGCCGACCATGAGTAA
- a CDS encoding DUF3297 family protein — protein sequence MTDTTSKPALPDRLSINPRSPHHVAAIFEHEIGIMFNGKERADVEEYCISEGWIKVASHKALDRRGQPLTVTVKGKIEAFYK from the coding sequence ATGACCGACACTACATCTAAACCCGCTTTACCCGATCGTCTTTCTATCAACCCGCGTAGCCCACATCATGTTGCTGCAATTTTCGAGCACGAGATTGGAATTATGTTCAACGGCAAAGAGCGTGCAGATGTCGAAGAATATTGCATTAGCGAAGGCTGGATTAAAGTCGCATCGCATAAAGCATTAGACCGCCGCGGCCAACCGCTAACGGTTACAGTAAAGGGTAAGATAGAAGCATTTTATAAGTAG
- a CDS encoding M3 family metallopeptidase, with protein sequence MRKTLITTAVSAALMLSACSEQPADTAMTSKTTAEASTTMTKAPATADNVLLTPSPLQYMAPQFDKLKASDYLPAFEQGMQEHKAEIAAITNNTEAATFDNTIVALEKTGAILDRTQRAFFNLTGVISDDNFISVEKQIVPKLTAHQDNIYLDEKLFARIQAIYKNKATLTGEDLRLVEVYYDRFVRSGAELSDADKSTMRQLNGELAKFETSFSQNVLKSFTDDVILVEDKAQLDGLSDSDIAALASAAKAAGKTGYMITLVNTTTQPLLSSLKNRDLRKKLWETSAYRAMETNAPLNIKIAQLRAKKAQLLGYPTWAAYSLGDQMAQNPAAVYGILDDLAPKALVKAKIEAADIQAEIVKDGKDFTLEPWDWAYYAEKVRTAKYDLDDAQVKPYFEMNTVLNDGLFFAMNKLYGITVKPRTDLPVWHKDVTAYEIFNQDGSSIGLFYLDPYARQGKRGGAWMDELVSQSFLKNTKPVVYNVLNIPKPAEGQPTLMTFDEVSTMFHEFGHAIHGLYSQVKYPSLAGTLTARDFVEFPSQANEDWSIEPQVLANYAKHYQTGEPIPAELLAKVLKSHTFNQGFGTVEYLAAALLDMEWHSIAAETEITDVTAFEKQALAKHGLDYTPVAPRYKTTYFSHSFGGGYSAGYYAYLWTEVFAADAFSHMMSEGGLTLENGQKYRDAVLSKGNSQDLMQSYIDFAGKKPSTDALLKRRGLVN encoded by the coding sequence ATGCGTAAAACCCTTATAACAACAGCAGTAAGCGCAGCACTAATGCTTAGCGCGTGTTCAGAACAACCTGCAGACACAGCAATGACCAGTAAAACGACCGCAGAGGCATCAACAACAATGACAAAAGCGCCTGCCACTGCCGACAACGTGCTATTAACGCCAAGCCCTTTACAATATATGGCACCGCAGTTCGACAAGCTAAAAGCAAGTGATTACTTACCTGCATTTGAACAAGGTATGCAAGAGCACAAAGCTGAAATTGCTGCGATAACCAATAACACTGAAGCTGCGACATTTGACAACACCATAGTGGCATTAGAAAAAACTGGCGCAATTTTAGACCGCACTCAACGTGCCTTTTTTAATCTTACCGGAGTCATTTCAGACGATAACTTCATCAGCGTTGAAAAACAAATTGTCCCTAAGCTAACGGCACACCAAGACAATATTTATCTTGATGAAAAGCTTTTCGCCCGCATTCAAGCTATTTATAAAAACAAAGCCACGCTCACAGGCGAAGACTTACGCTTAGTAGAAGTTTATTACGACCGCTTTGTACGCTCAGGCGCTGAATTGTCTGATGCAGATAAAAGCACAATGCGTCAGTTAAACGGTGAATTAGCTAAATTTGAAACCAGCTTTTCACAAAACGTGTTGAAATCATTCACAGATGACGTGATCCTAGTTGAAGATAAAGCTCAGCTTGATGGCTTATCAGATAGTGACATTGCAGCATTAGCCTCTGCGGCAAAAGCTGCGGGTAAAACGGGTTACATGATCACCTTAGTGAACACCACAACTCAGCCACTTTTATCTAGCCTTAAAAACCGTGATTTACGTAAAAAACTATGGGAAACGTCTGCTTATCGCGCCATGGAAACCAACGCGCCGTTAAACATTAAAATAGCGCAGCTACGGGCAAAAAAAGCGCAATTATTAGGTTATCCAACCTGGGCTGCTTACTCCCTAGGTGACCAAATGGCCCAAAATCCAGCAGCGGTTTACGGCATACTTGACGACTTAGCCCCAAAAGCACTGGTAAAAGCCAAAATTGAAGCAGCTGATATTCAAGCTGAAATTGTTAAAGACGGTAAAGATTTTACCCTTGAACCATGGGACTGGGCTTACTACGCAGAAAAAGTACGAACTGCTAAATATGACCTAGACGACGCTCAAGTTAAACCTTATTTTGAGATGAACACCGTATTAAATGACGGCTTATTCTTCGCGATGAATAAGCTTTATGGCATCACAGTTAAACCACGCACTGATTTACCTGTGTGGCATAAAGATGTGACTGCATATGAAATATTTAATCAAGACGGCAGTTCAATTGGCCTATTCTATTTAGACCCATATGCACGCCAAGGTAAGCGCGGCGGTGCCTGGATGGATGAATTAGTTAGCCAGTCATTCTTAAAAAATACCAAACCAGTGGTTTATAACGTACTGAATATCCCAAAGCCTGCCGAAGGTCAGCCTACACTGATGACATTTGACGAAGTGAGCACCATGTTCCATGAATTTGGTCATGCTATTCACGGTCTATACTCACAGGTAAAATACCCAAGCTTAGCAGGCACCTTAACCGCGCGTGACTTTGTTGAGTTTCCATCGCAAGCCAACGAAGACTGGAGCATAGAGCCACAAGTACTAGCAAACTACGCTAAGCATTATCAAACCGGCGAGCCTATTCCAGCAGAGCTACTTGCCAAAGTATTAAAGTCGCATACCTTTAACCAAGGTTTTGGTACGGTTGAATATTTAGCCGCAGCGTTACTTGATATGGAATGGCACTCAATTGCCGCGGAGACTGAAATTACTGATGTTACCGCCTTTGAAAAACAAGCGTTGGCTAAACACGGTTTAGATTACACGCCAGTAGCACCTCGCTATAAAACGACCTACTTTAGCCACAGCTTCGGCGGCGGTTATTCAGCGGGCTATTACGCGTATTTATGGACGGAAGTGTTTGCCGCAGACGCGTTTTCGCACATGATGTCAGAGGGTGGCTTAACTCTAGAAAATGGCCAAAAGTACCGTGATGCAGTGTTGTCAAAAGGTAATAGCCAGGATCTTATGCAAAGTTATATCGACTTTGCCGGTAAAAAACCTTCAACTGATGCGCTATTAAAGCGTCGTGGTTTAGTTAACTAA
- a CDS encoding DUF5062 family protein: MKAGKHDTKLLKLAMEIGMGYAHKRGFADFGKGISPKDKVECIYRLLVEDNLIQPLAEDKDDGPNRKHKLILWISKQLPKEHELLN; this comes from the coding sequence ATGAAAGCGGGTAAGCATGATACAAAACTGCTCAAACTTGCAATGGAAATAGGCATGGGCTATGCACACAAACGCGGTTTTGCTGACTTTGGTAAGGGCATATCACCTAAGGATAAAGTGGAGTGTATTTATCGGTTACTGGTTGAAGATAACTTGATTCAACCTTTAGCAGAAGATAAAGATGATGGCCCGAATCGCAAGCATAAGTTGATATTATGGATCAGCAAACAACTGCCTAAAGAACATGAATTACTTAACTGA
- a CDS encoding methyl-accepting chemotaxis protein — MEKKTLLIAQKAAYLSVGLLVTVIVLIYVVMQTLALPVIQKEVEKKELLRISASVNEVKIELSKGSVLTQSLASLAETLPLDEQQFSLLFPHIIDQFGNANVAGGGIWPEPNAFSSSTALKSFFWARNTAGQLEKIDDYNKPNGPGYHNEAWYLTGRSLKTGQCGWSEAYEDPVSGTAMVTCTVAINRAGQFWGVATVDLMLAGLDKLVKHQNQESSGFNFVLGQDNQIISFPSIRSSSLDMKKLSDVAAQDSSLQPLLSAINSGQSIIQLPDGVVKGSGSMLAIMNMAEEGMKIGIILPDPIIQKPISDLSLSLYATLIPMLLIFVGILIFNANKVMQWVNETTAQIRMLTSGGSAATLKIERHDEIGNLKQAVNQYSEHLKDLLGQIANEAVEAKDRAKQLNDMSSMLKQRAESQLTENHMLAAAITEMSASAAEVARNTRSTSETVDESQGLVQRRMEDVKENSKANQALSEVLQQTADIINRLASDAQHMGTILDVIKSISEQTNLLALNAAIEAARAGEQGRGFAVVADEVRTLAGRSQESASKIEAMIVQLQSSATQGVNIIISSQSLSVESLTRSDKVIAGFNEIIEVFSGISRSTSQIAVAASEQSNVSGEINQLAENIRVSNDLNAKDALELAKVSSSSSELSNRLYELSKGYA, encoded by the coding sequence ATGGAAAAAAAAACGTTATTGATTGCACAAAAAGCAGCATATCTGAGTGTAGGCTTATTAGTCACCGTCATTGTGCTTATTTATGTAGTAATGCAAACATTAGCACTACCGGTTATTCAAAAAGAAGTTGAAAAGAAAGAATTACTGCGCATTTCAGCCAGTGTCAACGAGGTAAAAATTGAACTCAGTAAAGGTTCTGTCTTAACCCAAAGCTTAGCCTCGTTAGCAGAAACATTGCCTTTAGATGAACAACAATTCTCACTGTTATTTCCTCACATAATTGATCAATTTGGTAATGCCAATGTCGCTGGCGGTGGTATTTGGCCAGAACCTAACGCTTTTAGCTCAAGTACGGCACTAAAATCCTTTTTTTGGGCACGAAATACTGCAGGGCAATTGGAAAAAATTGATGATTACAATAAACCAAATGGTCCAGGTTATCACAATGAAGCTTGGTATCTTACTGGTCGCTCACTGAAGACCGGGCAATGCGGTTGGTCTGAAGCTTATGAAGATCCGGTCAGTGGTACTGCCATGGTCACCTGTACCGTGGCAATTAATCGTGCTGGTCAGTTTTGGGGAGTCGCTACCGTTGATTTAATGCTAGCAGGTTTAGATAAACTGGTTAAGCACCAAAACCAAGAATCGAGCGGGTTCAACTTTGTGCTTGGCCAAGATAATCAAATTATCAGTTTTCCAAGTATTCGTTCATCTTCTCTTGATATGAAAAAGCTCAGTGATGTTGCCGCACAAGATAGCAGCTTACAACCATTATTAAGCGCTATTAACAGCGGCCAGTCTATAATCCAACTGCCAGATGGTGTTGTCAAAGGCAGTGGTTCAATGTTGGCCATAATGAATATGGCAGAAGAAGGCATGAAAATTGGTATCATTTTACCTGATCCAATTATTCAAAAACCAATCAGTGATCTGAGCTTAAGCTTATATGCCACACTTATTCCAATGCTGCTCATCTTTGTTGGTATTCTGATTTTTAATGCTAATAAAGTAATGCAATGGGTGAATGAAACCACGGCGCAAATTCGTATGTTAACTAGTGGTGGTTCTGCAGCCACGCTTAAGATAGAGCGTCATGACGAAATAGGTAATTTAAAACAAGCTGTTAACCAATACAGCGAACATCTAAAAGACTTGCTTGGTCAGATAGCAAACGAAGCGGTAGAGGCTAAAGACCGAGCCAAACAACTAAATGATATGTCTTCTATGCTTAAACAACGCGCGGAGTCACAACTAACAGAAAACCACATGCTAGCTGCTGCTATCACAGAAATGTCAGCCAGCGCTGCCGAGGTTGCACGCAATACAAGATCAACCTCTGAAACAGTCGACGAATCACAAGGTCTCGTTCAACGACGCATGGAGGATGTCAAAGAAAATAGTAAAGCTAACCAAGCATTGTCGGAAGTACTACAACAAACGGCTGACATCATTAATCGCCTTGCATCGGACGCCCAACATATGGGCACCATATTAGATGTGATCAAGAGTATTTCAGAGCAAACTAACTTGTTGGCATTAAATGCTGCAATTGAAGCCGCTAGAGCGGGTGAACAAGGACGAGGGTTTGCAGTGGTCGCCGATGAAGTAAGAACCCTAGCTGGCCGCTCTCAAGAGTCTGCGAGTAAGATTGAAGCTATGATAGTTCAGCTACAAAGCTCAGCTACCCAAGGTGTGAATATCATTATCAGCTCACAATCGTTATCGGTTGAGTCTTTAACTCGGTCAGACAAAGTGATCGCTGGGTTTAATGAAATTATCGAGGTGTTTAGCGGCATCAGCCGCAGTACTTCGCAAATAGCGGTGGCAGCCAGTGAGCAATCAAACGTATCGGGAGAAATTAACCAACTTGCTGAGAACATCCGAGTCAGTAATGACTTAAATGCTAAAGATGCGCTTGAATTAGCAAAAGTCAGTAGTTCATCGTCAGAGCTGTCAAATCGTTTGTATGAATTAAGTAAAGGTTATGCTTAG
- a CDS encoding LysE family translocator has protein sequence MMIDFALLPVYLTTVIALLLIPGPDMLLIASSSLSYGRKVGVYASLGNATSGLILTLLAAMGVSALVAMNPMALELLRVLGGAYLLKMGWDCMRSVATETPEIEQQNNLAKLLYRRAVTSNLLNPKALLFFVLFLPQFVSTQLSASSGEQMLALGLLLNVMGLLFNLLLVALVGSLGKPLLKNEKFRTYQNKFMGLIFFALAIWLLASQI, from the coding sequence ATGATGATTGACTTCGCTTTACTGCCTGTTTATTTAACCACTGTTATCGCTCTTTTATTAATCCCAGGTCCTGACATGCTGCTGATCGCCAGCTCTAGCCTCAGCTATGGCCGCAAAGTAGGGGTGTATGCCAGCTTAGGTAATGCAACTTCTGGGCTTATTTTAACTCTGCTTGCGGCTATGGGCGTATCTGCATTGGTTGCCATGAATCCGATGGCGTTAGAGTTATTACGCGTATTGGGTGGTGCTTATTTACTGAAAATGGGCTGGGACTGTATGCGCAGTGTTGCGACTGAAACTCCTGAAATAGAACAGCAAAATAACTTGGCTAAATTACTTTATCGCCGTGCCGTTACCAGTAATCTGCTTAATCCTAAGGCTCTGCTGTTTTTTGTGCTTTTTTTACCGCAGTTTGTGTCTACTCAGCTCAGTGCCAGTTCAGGCGAACAGATGCTGGCATTAGGATTATTACTTAATGTGATGGGATTGTTGTTTAATCTGTTGCTGGTCGCTTTAGTGGGCAGTTTAGGCAAACCCCTGTTGAAAAATGAGAAGTTTCGCACATACCAAAACAAGTTTATGGGGCTGATATTTTTTGCTTTGGCTATTTGGTTACTGGCCTCTCAAATATAG
- a CDS encoding protein-disulfide isomerase gives MTTELYFIYDSHCPWSYAATPLVNALQAAYPEMIVHLLHSAHYIGQDSAGEEQMEAAARISGLKFGRDHIRYVNSPKNSVKTANLMGWVQSKQASKQLDVLNAIQRAHFIEGNPLDNKHDFNAIVEKFKLSPSNKVFKDELSIDAEHVLESIEEIQQVIGTAGFPVMVMTVDDNAIFIDHSQYLSSPHAVVAAVEKEIAAIK, from the coding sequence ATGACCACCGAGCTTTATTTTATCTACGACTCACACTGCCCTTGGAGCTATGCAGCCACACCTTTGGTAAATGCATTGCAAGCAGCCTACCCTGAAATGATTGTTCACTTATTGCACAGCGCACATTACATAGGCCAAGACAGTGCTGGCGAAGAACAGATGGAAGCCGCTGCACGGATCAGTGGGCTTAAGTTTGGCAGAGATCATATTCGCTATGTAAACAGCCCTAAAAACTCTGTAAAAACCGCAAATCTAATGGGATGGGTTCAAAGCAAACAAGCTAGCAAACAATTGGATGTGTTAAATGCAATACAAAGGGCCCACTTCATTGAAGGCAACCCGTTAGATAACAAACACGATTTCAATGCTATTGTCGAAAAATTTAAACTGTCACCATCAAATAAAGTGTTTAAAGATGAGCTGAGTATCGATGCAGAGCACGTCCTAGAAAGTATTGAAGAAATTCAACAAGTGATCGGCACTGCAGGCTTCCCTGTTATGGTAATGACTGTCGATGACAACGCTATTTTTATCGACCACTCACAATACCTAAGCAGCCCTCACGCTGTAGTCGCTGCAGTTGAAAAAGAAATCGCGGCAATTAAATAG
- a CDS encoding Na/Pi symporter, which yields MSVSPLPIGNTLRWFSLVASLYLLLLAVAMISTGFKLASGEQAMALFEFASHPITGLMVGLTATALIQSSSTTTSIIVGLVAGGLPLQIAIPMIMGANIGTTLTNTLVSLGHLRCQHEFRRAFAGATVHDFFNLLAVSIFLPLEIMFGLLEKLSSWIVAPFATMSSSGSIGFDFIKPMTKPVTQFITTQLQFENPIINGAIVIGLGIFILFFAVLFMGQQLKTLMVGRAETILKTALGRGPCHGIAAGTAVTVLVQSSSTTTSLIVPLIGNNIITLKEAYPFTLGANIGTCITALLAAMAVSGEHAILGLQIALVHLCFNVLGVLVLYGIPLFRNVPIHCAEWLAEKAQQNKLTVVAYIATVFFIIPAALITMTH from the coding sequence ATGAGCGTTTCTCCCTTACCAATTGGCAATACATTGCGTTGGTTCAGTTTAGTTGCATCACTGTATTTACTATTACTTGCTGTCGCAATGATAAGTACAGGTTTTAAATTAGCAAGCGGTGAACAAGCAATGGCATTGTTTGAGTTTGCTTCACATCCGATTACCGGATTAATGGTCGGCTTAACCGCTACCGCATTAATCCAATCATCCAGCACCACCACCAGTATTATTGTCGGCTTAGTTGCTGGCGGTTTGCCGCTACAAATAGCCATTCCCATGATAATGGGAGCAAACATTGGCACCACATTAACCAACACCTTAGTCAGCTTAGGACACTTACGTTGCCAGCATGAATTTCGTCGCGCCTTTGCGGGGGCAACCGTACATGACTTCTTCAATCTACTTGCCGTATCTATTTTCTTACCATTAGAAATTATGTTTGGCTTACTGGAAAAGTTAAGTAGCTGGATAGTCGCTCCCTTTGCAACAATGAGCAGCTCTGGCAGCATTGGCTTCGATTTTATCAAACCAATGACCAAGCCAGTAACTCAATTTATTACCACACAATTACAGTTCGAAAATCCGATAATTAATGGCGCGATTGTCATTGGGTTAGGGATATTCATTCTGTTCTTTGCTGTGCTATTTATGGGGCAACAACTTAAAACCTTAATGGTTGGACGTGCTGAAACAATACTAAAAACGGCGCTGGGTCGTGGCCCTTGTCATGGGATTGCCGCCGGTACAGCGGTCACTGTGCTAGTACAATCTTCATCCACTACCACAAGTTTGATAGTGCCCCTTATAGGTAATAATATTATTACTCTTAAAGAGGCTTATCCCTTCACCCTAGGCGCAAATATTGGCACCTGTATTACCGCGCTATTAGCTGCAATGGCGGTATCGGGAGAGCACGCAATATTAGGATTACAAATCGCACTGGTGCATTTGTGTTTTAACGTATTAGGCGTACTCGTACTTTACGGCATCCCTTTGTTCCGTAATGTTCCGATTCATTGTGCCGAATGGTTAGCTGAAAAAGCCCAGCAAAATAAATTAACTGTAGTAGCTTATATCGCTACAGTATTCTTCATTATTCCTGCAGCGCTGATTACAATGACGCATTGA